Proteins encoded within one genomic window of Columba livia isolate bColLiv1 breed racing homer chromosome 1, bColLiv1.pat.W.v2, whole genome shotgun sequence:
- the LOC135578553 gene encoding bargin-like has product MHRPPEGVEGAQVTRLPSFKALLKELRSRNAAMTLHAASLERLLEGQATVRIAQREISAMPITHTWPGHHAARWGPFLLQGSWTSTAHFLQADAEERPPSVVPSGGQDRSGQLAEGETRSQRRWLPWRFARPGTSAAAEAQGPSPSAHTGVLFGRPLAALCSQEGALPQPIQDLLALLHEQGPSTEGIFRLAASERASRDIREALDTGAQVHLASQPVHVLAVILKDFLRKIPSKLLHSELYQQWMDALQKTSRQERLAGLKEVAGKLPEANLLLLRTLLSLLHKISTNVPVTKMTARNLAICVGPNLLSPPEEDTLALDVLMQVTGKVRCVCQPAAAFPAHASFALQGFLAAFSLQQMLVGELLRRAAPQLQLSVQKARSGVGRAVAPVCSQRVGNQWFTVCRCRSWLSSSSNTMRNSLRSRRRRRLSFQVHRPRLNLPANRRRSHRHQKKKEKLPRYVRSTQSVRECLPTQKVGLPL; this is encoded by the exons ATGCACAGACCACCGGAAGgagtggagggagcccaggTCACCCGGCTGCCCTCCTTCAAAGCGCTGCTAAAGGAGCTGAGGAGCCGCAATGCT GCCATGACACTGCACGCCGCCAGCCTGGAGAGGCTCCTTGAGGGCCAGGCAACGGTGAGGATCGCACAGAGAGAAATCTCAGCCATGCCCATCACTCACACGTGGCCAGGGCACCATGCAGCTCGCTGGGGcccctttctgctgcagggctctTGGACgagcacagcacatttcttGCAGGCTGATGCAGAGGAGCGGCCCCCATCTGTCGTCCCCTCTGGTGGCCAAGATAGAAGTGGCCAGTTGGCTG AAGGTGAGACCCGCAGCCagaggaggtggctgccctggcgCTTTGCGCGGCCAGGGACCTCAGCGGCTGCAGAGGCACAGGGGCCGTCGCCCTCTGCCCACACGGGGGTTCTCTTTGGCCGGcccctggcagctctctgcagccaggaaggtgcgctgccccagcccatccaG gacctgctggctctgctgcacgaGCAGGGCCCATCCACGGAGGGGATCTTCCGGCTGGCGGCCAGCGAGCGCGCCTCCCGGGACATCAGGGAGGCCCTGGACACCGGCGCTCAGGTCCACCTGGCCAGCCAGCCGGTGCACGTCCTGGCTGTCATCTTGAAG gacttcctccgcaagatcccctccaagctcctccACTCGGAGCTTTACCAGCAGTGGATGGATGCCCTGCAAaagaccagcaggcaggagaggctggcgggGCTCAAAGa GGTGGCCGGCAAGTTACCTGaggccaacctcctcctcctccgaaCCTTGCTCAGCCTGCTCCACAAGATCAGCAccaatgtccctgtcaccaaGATGACTGCCAGGAACCTGGCCATCTGCGTGGGGCCcaacctcctcagcccacccGAGGAGGACACGCTGGCCCTGGATGTCCtgatgcaggtgacagggaaggTACGCTGTGTTTGCCAGCCCGCTGCAGCCTTCCCGGCCCACgccagctttgctcttcaggGCTTCCTGGCTGCCTTCTCTCTTCAGCAAATGCTCGTGGGGGAGCTGCTGcgaagagcagccccacagctgcagctttctgtgcagAAGGCACGATCaggagtgggaagggctgtTGCACCCGTTTGCAGCCAGCGGGTTGGCAACCAATGGTTTACTGTGTGCAGGTGTCGGAGCTGGTTGAGTTCCTCATCCAACACCATGAGGAACTCtttgaggagcaggaggaggaggaggctgagctTCCAGGTGCACCGGCCGAGGCTGAACTTGCCAGCCAACAGGCGGAGGAGTCACCGGCaccagaagaagaaggagaaactgCCGAGGTATGTGAGGTCCACACAGAGCGTGAGAGAATGCCTCCCCACCCAGAAGGTGGGATTGCCACTGTAG